A single genomic interval of Dehalococcoidales bacterium harbors:
- the ade gene encoding adenine deaminase has protein sequence MIDNRLISVAKGEHPADLLLANARVVNVFTGDVESASVAVYGGRVAGVGDYRQAGEVLDLEGKYLAPGFIDGHTHLESSMLDVAQYARAVVPRGTSAVVTDLHEIANVCGLAGMRYVMDCARRLPLELFLMAPSCVPATHLETSGASLGVEELRQVLRWRGCIGLGEMMNFPGVLMGDEAVLGKIALARGKIVDGHAPGLGGTNLSAYISAGIRSDHESVSLEEAREKLSRGMYIMIREGSSEKNLEALLPLVTDKTYKRCMFVVDDRSCVDLLKDGDIDAVVRKAIALGLDPVRAIQLVTINAAEYFRLDGMGAVAPGYQANLIVISDLSGLRVDMVFHRGRLVAREGEPLFPVDILSSGRPTGTVNLRPFPLEDLRLKASGKTSPVIEIVPGQIITRKRVEKAVVVDGAVMPDVGRDILKLVVVERHRATGNIGLGLVTGFGLREGALASSVAHDSHNIVAVGTNDADIFTAVQEIERLQGGLVVVAGGRVLASLALPIAGLLSGEPLEVVVDKLNEVEAAAASLGTALSSPFSTLSFVALPVIPELRLTDLGLVDVGQFRLIS, from the coding sequence TTGATTGATAATCGCTTAATCTCAGTGGCTAAGGGGGAACATCCCGCGGACCTGCTGCTGGCTAACGCACGGGTGGTCAATGTCTTTACCGGCGATGTTGAGTCGGCCAGCGTGGCTGTTTACGGGGGCAGGGTTGCCGGGGTGGGGGACTATCGCCAGGCCGGGGAAGTACTTGATTTAGAGGGCAAGTATCTTGCTCCCGGCTTTATCGACGGGCATACCCACCTGGAAAGCTCCATGCTCGATGTCGCCCAGTATGCCCGCGCCGTGGTGCCCCGGGGTACCTCTGCCGTGGTCACTGACCTCCACGAAATCGCCAACGTCTGCGGGCTGGCCGGTATGAGGTACGTGATGGACTGCGCCCGCCGTTTGCCCCTTGAGCTTTTCCTGATGGCTCCTTCCTGTGTGCCGGCCACCCACCTTGAGACCTCGGGAGCCAGCCTGGGTGTTGAAGAACTCAGGCAGGTGCTCAGATGGCGGGGCTGCATCGGCCTGGGGGAGATGATGAATTTCCCGGGGGTGCTGATGGGTGATGAAGCTGTTCTGGGTAAGATCGCCCTTGCCCGGGGTAAGATTGTTGACGGTCATGCCCCCGGTCTTGGCGGGACTAACCTCAGCGCCTACATCAGCGCCGGTATCCGTTCCGACCATGAATCGGTCTCACTGGAAGAAGCCCGCGAAAAGCTGAGCCGCGGAATGTATATCATGATTCGGGAAGGTTCATCCGAGAAGAACCTGGAGGCTCTGCTGCCCCTGGTCACGGACAAGACCTATAAAAGGTGCATGTTTGTTGTTGATGACCGCAGTTGTGTTGACCTGCTCAAGGACGGTGATATTGATGCCGTGGTGCGTAAGGCGATTGCCCTCGGGCTTGACCCGGTGCGGGCAATTCAACTGGTTACCATCAATGCCGCCGAATATTTCCGGCTGGACGGAATGGGGGCGGTGGCTCCCGGCTATCAGGCTAACCTGATAGTCATTTCCGACCTGTCAGGACTGAGGGTAGACATGGTCTTTCACCGGGGCCGCCTGGTGGCCAGGGAAGGGGAGCCGCTATTCCCGGTTGATATACTGTCTAGCGGTAGACCAACCGGTACCGTGAATCTTAGACCTTTCCCTCTGGAAGACCTGCGACTTAAAGCTTCAGGAAAGACCAGTCCCGTGATTGAGATTGTGCCGGGACAGATAATCACCCGGAAGAGAGTGGAAAAGGCGGTGGTTGTTGACGGGGCGGTAATGCCTGATGTCGGACGGGACATCCTGAAGCTGGTAGTGGTCGAAAGGCACAGAGCTACCGGTAATATTGGGCTGGGGCTGGTCACCGGTTTCGGTCTCAGGGAAGGGGCGCTGGCTTCGTCAGTGGCACATGATTCGCACAACATCGTCGCTGTCGGTACCAATGACGCCGATATTTTCACCGCCGTTCAGGAGATTGAACGGCTTCAGGGTGGCCTGGTGGTGGTTGCCGGGGGCAGGGTCTTAGCCTCCTTAGCCCTGCCGATTGCCGGGTTGCTCTCCGGCGAACCACTGGAAGTGGTGGTGGATAAGCTGAACGAGGTGGAGGCAGCGGCGGCTAGCCTGGGGACGGCGCTATCTTCCCCTTTTTCCACGCTCTCCTTTGTTGCCTTGCCGGTGATCCCCGAGCTTAGATTGACCGACCTGGGACTGGTTGATGTTGGTCAGTTCAGGCTGATTAGTTGA